The following is a genomic window from Gigantopelta aegis isolate Gae_Host chromosome 5, Gae_host_genome, whole genome shotgun sequence.
gcactggctggaacgataaatagcctcatgagcccaccgatgggaatcgatcgtACGCACTCACATTACACAGTATTCTGATGTATGCAGGTACAAATCGAAATTGATGACTTTTTTCAGAACTAATCAATGCGGTCACAAGCAAGTTGGAGGAGCTTGTGGGCAGTTTGAAACAGTTCCTAGAtgccacatttaaaaaatgtactagctacaattaaaaataaactagccctactttacttttaagtcaatacaattttactaagtaatagtaataatcagatgtcaCATAAatagggagatagagcttaaaaacactaacattgggggttggggggggagggggggtgagGGCAGAACATTCATATTTAccaaatagacttaactgcaacatttgacaaataaaaatcCACTTGCCGTCGGGcctggcaatagtagttatttactagtccaacattgaatatcagtagccatgggagtggggctatcataatttATAAGCCCTGCTAATTTAGATATTTCCATTCTGTCTTGATTATTTTGCAAAAGAAATAAACTTgtgttatattgtattctttCATTTTTGACAGCTTCAGTAATTTGATTAGCATGgctgaaaacacaaaataaattaattcttTATACAATGACAAAAACTATGAACACGACACAAAAATATGTCACTAGTAGCCTAACCATATCGAGTGctgtataaatgtaaacatattatCATTTGtgtaatgtgtttttaaaattgttttttcagACATTTCGGATGAAGAACATCCCTGTGAAAACCTTGTCCAACAGAATAGTCTAAGTAACCAAGACAATCCACAAGAAACCAGTGACTGTGAAGGTGAAGCAATCTCGAATCATGACCATGATGAGGATGATGAACCTCTAGCTGCACTTACTAATAACAgtgaatatatttatcatgccACCGATGCAGCTATTGTCGTAATAAtgtgtttataaaaattataacagtattcaaaatgtattcaaaaaaaaaaaaaagttataattttttaacaatgtttttatttcttcattttaatttggaggggggggggggggtgcttgttttgttgttttgtttgctttataAGAAATAACTTTTGTAATATTGCTTATTGTACCACGCTTTAgtgtcggtccctttgattttacccgtggtgtatcccatagttagaccacgggcgtgtctgacctaaattttagcgattgctgaatggctgaagaaagtcacgcctacaggtcacatatagttcagcaggtagtaaattagaacattgttttaaaaagtaactttcactaacattagtaataaagttacaatataaatctatatatataaaataattattttctttaaaaaaaaaaaacccaaccaaaccaaacaaacaaaaattaaatattgaatagTTTCGATTCATTTtccattacattactttatcagttgcaacatttaaaaaggacACCTCCTGTATTGTGGGAGTTAGCAGCGTTAAAAAGGACGCCTATAGCAAGAGGTCATGGCACACCACCCTCCATGTTACACTGTTCAGAAggcttgaaatgtattttaacacCTAAAATTCATACTTTTCTCGGGGAAGCACGCCCGGGcccacacatacatgtatattcatccACAGACATTCGCCTCAACACGCGCCCATtttcaaatacacacacacacacacacacacgatattttgtttatatttgctttataatagtgtaaaggTGTGTATTTTATAGCGATATTCGgcagcatacacattctaaaaatatcgggcgagactattaaATGCATTAGCCGAACGTGTTGgtttatttcaaaaaaaaattgttgtcttgaaacgaattttgtataacatgttatattgcaattagtttctggcatacttcgtaattcacccgaatcatttcgtataccctctgcataatcccgaatgttgtcaaattcttttcaaatcactggcatgattttgcaattaaggttttgattggtcgagtGAAATGTCAACTGgccatgagctccaacgggctgctttcagatccacatgtaatagtggagctaattttaattagactgaaATTATTAAACAGAATCTGAGGAAAATATTCAAACTTACGACATTAATATGTGACAGAATGAAGTGTCTCATATGTAGCATCATATGTATGGAGAGAAGAAAAATAGCTATCCTTACCTACCTACCCACATTTGCAACTATCGGCCGATTTCACCAACTAAGTCCACATTAACCAAATCACTAAGTCATTAGACCAAGTCTTCTTAAAAAGAGTCTTATTTTAGTATCGAGTTCTATTTCACCAACTAAGTCCAGATATGAAAAAAGCTATGTTTAGTGAAACGTGGTCTAATAGGAGTTAGACTGGATCTGCATGTGTGAAATCAATGAAATTACTGATCTGTGACGACAACCTTCATGTTGCACGAGACATATTTCCTATAAAAGAGCACAGGCACGTGCATGCGTTTCAGTGTTAGATTGAAATGGACAAACGAAAGCGTGCAGAAAATTTCAGcaatgaagaaaaaatatatttatcacagTTAATTAGggacacaaaattaataattgaaaGTAAGAAGATTGATGCCGCgactgtaaaaagaaaaatgaagcTTGGCATGTCATTAGAAGTGAAATGATGTCGCAATTTGCAAATAAACTGATTCGAAGTGACAAACAATTAAAGTATTTTTGGCGAAGGGCCAAAATTAAAGCCAAAAGTGAAATTTCATTCGCTAAaaggtcattaaataaaactggaGGCGGCCCAAAAGATAAAGCCATTAGTGAACAAAGTCAGTTAATCGCGGATACAATTGGGGATGATGTTCTTAGCCCACAACGTAACAGGTATGACGATGACGTGCCCACTACTTCAGATGTAGTCGAGAGAACATCCAACAGTTTGGTATCAGTTACCAGTCGCGCAATTCATGTCCCGGCCCAACAACCGGAAGCAAGCAACGAACTTGAagacaattacaattacaatgacGATGTTGACGAAGGCGACACCACAACTGTTGACGCAGGCGACACCACAACTGTTGACGCAGGGGACGCCACAACTGCTGACGCAGGAGACACCACAACTGTTGACGCAGGAGACACCAGAACTGTTGACGCAGGAGACACCACAACTGTTGGCGCAGGGGACACCACAACTGCTGACGCAGGGGACACCACAACTGCTAACGCTGGCACCATCGAACAACGTAAGTATGTTGTCTTGTATTGTATCTTTACCGGCCCCGGTGATGTATGGCCACGTCAGCGGGATAAaagctggcaggtactgggtacGAATACCACTCGAAGCATGGGATATGTAATTGTtgtatcggctccaacccagagcgtgTTAGGGAGGCTGGGTAaacacttgcaccaaccagtggtGCACAAATGatataacaaagaccgtggtgtgtgctatcatgtctgggaAAGTTAATATGAAAACAACTTAatgaataacatttaaaaaccatTAAATGCTAAAGAGTAAATATATATTCCTTCATCTGACATGtatttactaaaaattattCATTTCAGATTTACCTAGTTACTCAACAGCCAACAGCGCATCATCCGAAATACTTGAGATGAGAAAGAAGGAGCACATTTGCCGGATGGAACTGATGGATTTGAAAGAGTGCTActtttgaaagaaaagaaactcaAGAAGGAACTTGACATTATTATTTGATTGTTATTTTCTAGtctataaatatacaatgtactatgaaaataaataatatcactTTTCAAATAAtcacgttccaaccagtgcaccacgactggtatatcaaaggccgtggtatgtactatcctgtctatgggaaagtgcatatgaaagatcccttgctatataagaaaaatgtagcggatttccactgactacgtgtcacaattgccatatgtttgacgtccaatagccgatgattaataaatcaatgtgctctagtggcgtcgttaaacaaaacaaacttaactcaTATCTgattttacagtatatatttcaaatagaaaatactgcTGAAATTCATAGTCCAATAGTTCAATAGATTTTGATACAACATGGTGTCAAAATTCATCACAACACAAATTATTAGTGAAAATGATTTTGTATGAGCATTCTGCGGAATGCTAATCCCCTGGGGTTATTCTGCTCTCTGATGTTGACGTAGGGCATGGACATCATTTCCTGGAAAGTCTGCATCTCCATTGTCACGAGAAATATTGTGAAGGACACATAGCGCAACGATGACAGCTTTACTTGTTTCAATGTGACATCGTAAACGTGAATCCACACCGATGCAGGGGAATCTTCTCTTCAGTAATCCAAACACACGTTCTATGATGTTACGTGTGCGCCGGTGTGATGTGTTATAGCGGCGTTCTGAATCAGTACCTGCTCTGACAACTGGCGTCAAAAAGTATCTCTCGCATGCGTATCCATTGTCCCTCAATAGAATCCCCCTGATCGTTCCATCTTCAAGATGATCCCGTAGAGTGCTTGAGCGGAAGATACGACTGTCATGACTAGATCCCGGCCATCGTGCGACCACATTTGTTATCTTCATGGAAGAATCACACACCATTTGCACATTGAGAGAATGGTAGCCCTTGCGATTCATGTATGAGGCTGCATTATGAACCTTTAATGGGCAAGCGACTCTAATGTGCATTCCATCTATACACCCAATAATGCCTGGAATTCCTGCCATGTTGTGAAATTGTCTCTTTATATGGACTGGTTCTTCATCATTTGGCATCTTTATGTACTGCGGTCTCAATGATGCAATTGCTAAGCTCACCCGTTTCACTATCCTGCAAACAGATGAAGAACTAATTCCACGGAGGTCGCCTGCCACCCGTTGATAGCAACCAGTTGCATAAACTCGCAAGCATGTAAGTAATTGCAACTCATTAGAAATGgcgttatttttatttgtatcgtGAGTGATTTGTCCTGCTTAGAGATCAAGGACATTGTTAGCGCTTACTTTGGATAATCTGAATCTGCTTGAGAATTCCTTATCATTGTATAGTTCAAAATAGTTGACCCTATTTCTGAAAATACGCCATCTTCTCAAACGCCTCCTCCTTTTGCCAGGTACCACTACTGCATGCAGCGCGTGTATGTCCCGTATGTCTGCATCCGCCATTTATATCGACGACAACTGAGCTGAACAGAAGGTGTAGACGTGGGTTGAAGTTAGTCTAAAATATCACTTTATTTAGACCAAGTTAACAGGACGTAGACCAAGTTGGTGAAATGAATTCATCATTTTAGACTGTTTTAAAGTGATGTTAGACCTGTTTTAGTACTTAAACTTAGTTGGTGAAATCGGCTGAATATGTTTAAGGATGGCTTAACAACCACCAAAAACCCGACCTATTCTACCTACCATAACTTGTTTGGAACATAGCGAATATTGTCAGCAACGAAATAGGAAATAAAGAGGTTACACGTTTATCACGTGCATCATGCTTAATGCCAGCTATCCACTGCAGTGAATTATGTGACCGAATCGTTCAGATTAGGTCCGAAATGATCTTATGGTTTTCGGTTATTAGTTTTGAAAATATGTTCtgccattttaaccaatattttcatcagaaactataaaatagtatttatttcagCAGTCACGTGATTTGTTTCAGTGAATAATGGATTAAGCTGGAGAATACACTCGGATGTGTAGACTcgtgaaaaataataaactcgTCTTTACGGGGCTcgtaaattatttttcacgaatctATACGCCCTCGTACATTCACCATTACATTATTGGTACATCAAACGTCATATTATGTGTTTCTTCTCTTTTTGCGTCCCAGTCAGtgacccacgactggtatatgaaagtcAGTGGTGTGTATAAGTATTGTGATCAGTCTATGTTGTTATCCTGTATCCATGTTCTGCACAATGTTTGTCAGtaaaaataagataaaacaaTTGTCTCACGGTAACTCTTACATTGTTtttcttacaaacattatttCCCTGCTATAgaccggcctcgttggcgtcgtggttaggtcatcggtctacaggctggtagatactgggttcaaatcccagtcgaggcattggattttaatccagataccgactccaaaccctgagtgagtgctccgcaaggctcaatgggtaggtgtaaaccacttgcaccgaccagtgatccataactggttcaacaaaggccatggtttgtgctatccttcctgtgggaagcgcaaataaaagatcccttgctgctaatcggaaagagtagtccatatagtggcgacagcgagtgtcttctcaaaatctgtgtggtccttaaccatatgtctgacgccatataaccgtaaataaaatgtgttgagtgcgtcttaaataaaacatttctttctttctttctttctttctctgctATAGATTAAATTATACGAAAAATGTGTGGTAGAGTaatacattcattcagtcagtaaGGGAACAAAAAATGACATTATAAAACCTGAAATGTATACTTTTATTACTTGGTAATCAGAATTATATTATCCAATTATTTTAGAAAGCCGACATCTGCAGATTGGACAGCCGGTATGGATCTCGTGACATTTTCCTGTTGGACAGTAGAATGGGCAAGCAACCGGAGGACAGAATCTGTATACTAGaggacaaaaaagaaacaaaataatcgGATAAAGACTTGGAGACAATGATGGTACCAGAATACGCGATTGATCCTGGCGTAGATATAAGCGCTAACATGTAAATTGatgaaacaaatgtgttttcGCGCACACtaaatgcaataaataggaaagaaaaacaatatacgTTATATAGCAGTctgtaaagttaaaagtttgttttatttaacattatttatttattaatcttcggctattggatatctttgatttggtaattttgacatatattcttagtgaggagttttatatgcaccattccactgACATGATTGCACGTACCACAGGCTTTGATGTACTAGACGTAGTTTACTGCCTGGATAAGAAATAACTCaaagtaagtttgttttatttaacgacgccactagagcacattgatttttttatcttatcgtctgctattggatgtcaaacatatggtcattctgacactgtgttttagaggaaacccgctgtcgccacataggctacttttttacgacaggcagcaagggatcatttatttgcgcttcccacaggcaggatagcacaaaccatggccttatgcagttatggatcacgggtcggtgcaagtggtttacacctacccattgagctttgcggagcactcactcagggtttggggtcggtatctgatttaaaatcccatgcctcgactgggatccgaacccagtaccaaccagcctgtagaccgatggcctaacctcgACCCCCACAGTGGCCGGTAAATAACTCAAAgggtccaccgacgtggatcgatcctagactgacgcacatcagggagagagagagagagagagagagagagagagagagagagagagagagagagagagagagagagagagagagagagagagagagagagagaaaatcttgtcattaaatatatcgTTAATGTTAAACCCTTCGATTGATTTTAGCAGTTGTCCGTCCATCACAACTattcaaaacatatttgatgGAACTGTTTAAATACTAGGATATTCATTGAAACAGTTTTATCACACACGTAAATGTCATGGTAAGCTATGGTCCCACAGAGCCTGCGTTGGTATACGATGGGCTACGATGGTAGCATCATGGAACATTGTAGAGCATCGTGGAGCCCATCCTGCGTCGACGTACGATTTTGTGGCCTCCGAGAGCCATCGTAGGTTGGAAAATCATCTTTTGACATGTTCAAAAGATAGTCTACGATGGTCAACGTGGTAGACCATCGTAAGACCGTCGTACGACCGTCGTACGACCGACGTACAGCCGTCGGACGATGTCGTAGACTATCGTATGACCACGTAGATAACTTTCACTTGTCCACAGGTAAATACCTGACACGTACGATATCGTGCGGCATCGTTGGAAATCGTACGATGATCCTGCGTCCTCGTAGCCACTTTGGGAGTAGCTACTCCTCTTGCCCTTGTCCTTGCCCTTGCTCTTGGTCTTGCCACCTTTTGCCATCTTCAAATAGTTGTGTACTGAACTAAAAGTGGAATTGAACTTAATTATATACCATACTGTGATGACGCAGGACATCGTAGGCCGTCGTAGGATGTCGTAGACCATCGTACGACCACGTGAGACAATCGTGGGCCTATCGCGGGATACTCGTGCGACGTCGTAGGATGTCGTAGGATGTCGTACGACGTCGCACGTCTTTTTCGGGTTACCGCGACTACCAACGAAAGCTACATCATACGATGGTCGTACGATGACGTGCGTCGTCGTATGATTGCAAtagcataatattttattgtctacCATCGCGGGCCATCGTAGGTTTAGGCCATCGTAGCCCATCGTATACCAACGCAGGCTCTGTGGGACCATAGCTGTACTGTGTATTTAATGCAATAATGCCGTTcttcattaattaaaacatttaagtaatATTGCCGGACAGTTTAGACCACAGCTAACCTTTAGTCCGCGCATTATGCCATCCGCTGTGACATTGGTAGAAGGCCTTGCTTTTATACATTGTAAACGGCGGGACACAGCCCTGTAGTAAAACGCTAGCATGATACGcggtcggtaggcccattgggctatttctcgttccagccagtccaccacgactggtatatgaaaggtcatggtatgtgttgtcctgtctatggaatggcacatataaaatataccttgcaaCTAACAgcaacaaatgtagcgggtttcctctctaacaatACACgtaaaaattaccgaatgtttgacatccaatagcctatggttaataaatcattgtgctcccaactgtatcgttaaacaaaaccactttaactttaattcactggtaaagcgttcgcctaaTGTACgataggtctaggatcgatccccgtcggtggacatgttgcgctatttcttgttccaaccagtactcctttcatttcgtttcaactgcatcgttaaacaaaaccactttaactttaattcactggtaaagcgttcgcctaatgtacgatcggtctaggatcgatccccgtcggtggacattttgcgctatttctcgttccagccagtacccctttcattttgtttcgttttttttcatttcgtttcatttcaactggttttcgtgcttatatccaattaaggttcaagcacgctgtcctgggcacacaccacaactggtgtaacacagGTCGgggtatacatgtactatctgGTCTGTTTGATACTCCATAcaaaagctcccttgctactagtcGGGAAGAGAAGCCCattgcaacaaaggccatggtatgtactatcttgccTATTTGATACTAAATACAGAAGCTTCTTTGCTGcttattggaaagagtagcccattgcgtggcggcagcgggtttcctctctcaatatatgtgtggtactTGACTTTAATATGTCCGACGTAATATAACCgtgattaaaatgtgttcagtgtgcgtcgttaaatgaagcATAACTTCCTAGATTTCATCCCACCTATCTGATATACAGGGATTCCTAATTACAATttcaatttcaacttatttccatgcttatatccaattaaggttcaagcacgctgtcctgagcacacacctcagctatctgggctgtctgtccagaacagtaggttagttgttagaggttagtggaaaagaagagggtatagtggtctacGCACTTAACCATTTAGaagtcgctctgggttggagccggtaccgggcagcgaactctgtacctaccagcctgtagtccgatggcttaaccatgacgccaccaaggccggttgaTTCTTAAACACTCGATAACTTAACAGAATGCACTCATACGTATTCGATCGAACTCACCCATGCACGACTTGCAAAATCCAGTTGGGCAGCCCTCCGGTGTAAGCTGATGGCCACACTTACAATATCGGTTAGTGATCAAGGAAAACTTTGGACAGAAACAGCATTCGACTGAAAGAAAGACGGGGTGgatgtttgttaaaataacaccTAGGTACAATTGTGTAATAGACCCGCCATACAACCAAGTAATGTATAATAGCATGGTTTAAtttagtccgaagggacgttGAAAGCGTGGCTATTTCTGTCTACGTCCGAATAGTGTCACATTTTCTAggtatatagctggtattcaaaacttgtggaaTCGTGTTTAAACCGTGTTTCAAaggaaatagtgcaacaaatggacatacaaaacaataatgtataacctaccgtactcactaaatcccgattgaagtgaCACGTTAACaccatgtaagtttaatgtcatgactggactcgataataatcaaactaaagctctgtgacatcagattggggggggggggggggatgtgtaTGACccagtagctggctaccatttggtcgtCGACGTTTACCGAAGTATTACACACTGTCCCCCTCTACAACATGTtagtaagggggggggggggcggctaGAGGTGACTCCAGCTAGTTGATTAACTGccactaaaacaaaaacatcaacaacaactacaattactactattAAATTTAAGCCTCATTCTACTCCTACcgccgctactactactactactactactactactactactactactagtgatactactactactactactactactgctgctactgctataTGACGCCAATTCCTCCTATGACGCCTCCTCCGACGATGACGCCCCCGCCAGTGACGCCACCATTATACCCTCCCACGATACCGCCACCTCTAATGATGCCAACTTTATATCCACCTCTAATTACGCCACCTTTATATCCTCCTCCAATGACGGCACCTTTATATCCTCCTACGAAGACGCCACCTTTATATCCTCCTGTAGTGACGCCACATTTATACCCTCCCACGATACCGCCACCTCTAATGATGCCAACTTTATATCCACCTCTAATTACGCCACCTTTATATCCTCCTCCAATGACGGCACCTTTATATCCTCCTACGATGCCGCCACCTCCAATGACGCTGCCTTTATATCCTCCTTTGATGCCACCACCTCCAATGACGTCACCCCCATAGCCACCAATTCCAGGCTTAGCAATGGGGCAATACCCGCCAACACCCCCGTATCCGCCGACACCAA
Proteins encoded in this region:
- the LOC121373169 gene encoding acanthoscurrin-2-like encodes the protein MIVGSVLIECQVGKGVYGGGYGGRGRYTGVGGVGLVGVGGYGGVGGYCPIAKPGIGGYGGDVIGGGGIKGGYKGSVIGGGGIVGGYKGAVIGGGYKGGVIRGGYKVGIIRGGGIVGGYKCGVTTGGYKGGVFVGGYKGAVIGGGYKGGVIRGGYKVGIIRGGGIVGGYNGGVTGGGVIVGGGVIGGIGVI
- the LOC121373168 gene encoding putative nuclease HARBI1, which encodes MAKGGKTKSKGKDKGKRSSYSQSGYEDAGSSYDFQRCRTISYVSGIYLWTSESYLRGHTIVYDIVRRLIVKRVSLAIASLRPQYIKMPNDEEPVHIKRQFHNMAGIPGIIGCIDGMHIRVACPLKVHNAASYMNRKGYHSLNVQMVCDSSMKITNVVARWPGSSHDSRIFRSSTLRDHLEDGTIRGILLRDNGYACERYFLTPVVRAGTDSERRYNTSHRRTRNIIERVFGLLKRRFPCIGVDSRLRCHIETSKAVIVALCVLHNISRDNGDADFPGNDVHALRQHQRAE